From one Flavobacterium sp. N502536 genomic stretch:
- a CDS encoding polyribonucleotide nucleotidyltransferase, giving the protein MIPQLFVEKIDLGDGRSITIETGRLAKQADGSVVVRMGDTMILATAVSARTSNPGVDFLPLTVDYREKFAAAGRFPGGFFKREARPSDSEVLTMRLVDRVLRPLFPDDYHAETQVMIQLMSHDEEVMPDALAGLAASAALAVSDIPFYNLISEVRVARIDGKFVINPSRVELEKSDIDMMIGASLDSVAMVEGEMKEISEAEMVEAIKFAHEAIKIQIQAQLRLQAAFGKKEIRTYEGEKENEEIYKKVKAAAYDKIYAIAKVGSAKHERGAAFAEVKEEVKALFTEEELAADGDLVSKYFYKTNKEAVRNVVLELGVRLDGRKTTDIRPIWCETDYLPRVHGSSLFTRGETQALATVTLGTSREANQIDSPSEQGEEKFYLHYNFPPFSTGEAKPLRGTSRREVGHGNLAQRALKNMIPADCPYTIRIVSEVLESNGSSSMATVCAGTMALMDAGVQMTKPVSGIAMGLITDGEKFAVLSDILGDEDHLGDMDFKVTGTADGITACQMDIKIDGLRYDIMEQALGQAREGRLHILGKLTETIAAPRADVKAHAPKIITRTIPGNFIGALIGPGGKVIQELQKATGTTIVINEVDEQGVIEILGTDPAGIEAVLAKIKSITFKPQMGEAYEVKVIKMLDFGAVVEYTAAPGNEVLLHVSELAWERTENVTDVVNMGDVFQVKYLGVDPKTKKEKVSRKALLQRPPREEKKE; this is encoded by the coding sequence AGCGGACGGTTCTGTAGTAGTAAGAATGGGCGACACGATGATTCTTGCGACAGCAGTTTCAGCTCGCACTTCTAACCCAGGCGTTGATTTTTTACCATTAACAGTAGATTATCGCGAAAAATTTGCAGCAGCAGGTCGTTTTCCGGGTGGTTTCTTCAAGAGAGAAGCTCGTCCAAGTGATAGCGAAGTATTGACAATGAGATTAGTTGACCGTGTTTTACGTCCGCTTTTCCCAGACGATTACCATGCTGAAACTCAGGTTATGATTCAATTGATGTCTCATGACGAAGAGGTTATGCCGGACGCTTTGGCTGGTCTAGCGGCATCTGCAGCATTAGCAGTTTCAGACATTCCATTTTATAACTTAATTTCTGAAGTACGTGTTGCACGTATCGATGGAAAATTCGTAATCAACCCAAGCAGAGTAGAATTAGAAAAATCTGACATCGATATGATGATTGGAGCTTCTTTGGATTCTGTTGCGATGGTTGAAGGTGAGATGAAAGAAATTTCAGAAGCTGAAATGGTGGAAGCCATTAAGTTTGCTCACGAAGCTATTAAAATACAAATCCAGGCGCAATTGCGTTTGCAAGCTGCTTTTGGTAAAAAAGAAATTCGTACTTACGAAGGTGAGAAAGAAAACGAAGAAATTTACAAAAAAGTAAAAGCTGCAGCATATGATAAAATCTATGCTATTGCAAAAGTTGGTTCGGCTAAACACGAAAGAGGTGCTGCATTTGCTGAAGTAAAAGAAGAAGTAAAAGCTTTATTTACAGAAGAAGAATTAGCTGCTGATGGAGATTTAGTTTCTAAATATTTTTACAAAACAAACAAAGAAGCTGTTCGTAACGTAGTATTAGAATTAGGTGTTCGTTTAGACGGAAGAAAAACAACAGATATCAGACCAATCTGGTGTGAAACTGATTACTTACCAAGAGTTCACGGATCTTCATTGTTTACACGTGGAGAAACTCAGGCATTGGCAACTGTAACTCTTGGAACTTCAAGAGAAGCAAACCAAATTGATTCTCCATCTGAGCAAGGTGAAGAGAAATTCTATTTACACTACAACTTCCCTCCTTTCTCAACTGGTGAAGCAAAACCTCTAAGAGGAACTTCAAGAAGAGAGGTTGGTCACGGTAACTTAGCTCAAAGAGCTTTGAAAAATATGATTCCTGCTGATTGTCCTTACACTATCCGTATTGTTTCTGAAGTTTTAGAATCTAATGGTTCTTCTTCTATGGCAACTGTTTGTGCAGGAACAATGGCTTTAATGGATGCCGGAGTTCAAATGACAAAACCGGTTTCAGGAATCGCTATGGGATTAATTACTGACGGTGAGAAATTTGCTGTATTGTCAGATATTTTAGGTGATGAAGATCACTTAGGAGATATGGACTTTAAAGTAACCGGAACTGCTGACGGTATTACCGCTTGTCAAATGGACATCAAAATTGATGGTTTACGTTATGACATTATGGAACAAGCTTTAGGACAAGCAAGAGAAGGACGTTTGCACATTTTAGGTAAACTGACTGAAACAATTGCTGCGCCAAGAGCTGACGTGAAAGCACATGCACCAAAAATCATTACCAGAACTATTCCTGGAAACTTTATTGGAGCATTAATCGGACCTGGTGGAAAAGTAATTCAGGAATTACAAAAAGCTACAGGAACGACTATTGTAATCAACGAAGTTGACGAACAAGGTGTAATCGAAATCTTAGGTACAGATCCTGCCGGAATTGAAGCAGTATTGGCAAAAATTAAGTCAATCACTTTCAAACCACAAATGGGAGAAGCTTACGAAGTAAAAGTAATTAAAATGTTAGATTTTGGAGCTGTAGTAGAATATACTGCTGCACCAGGAAACGAAGTTTTATTACACGTTTCTGAATTAGCATGGGAACGCACTGAAAATGTTACTGATGTTGTAAACATGGGTGATGTATTCCAAGTGAAATACTTAGGTGTAGATCCTAAAACTAAAAAAGAAAAAGTGTCAAGAAAAGCACTTTTACAAAGACCTCCACGTGAGGAGAAAAAAGAGTAA